A segment of the Manduca sexta isolate Smith_Timp_Sample1 unplaced genomic scaffold, JHU_Msex_v1.0 HiC_scaffold_1974, whole genome shotgun sequence genome:
TAAAGTCGTTAATTTTGGATAACTGAAATATGTTACGGACTCAATACCAAATATCCTAAAGAAATCAACACTCGtgcttacttataatttataaccgaAAATCATTACCATCTCTAtcacacaaaaacataaaacgaaacaaatattaacaccACAAAACGCATAGCAGAACTTCACTATAACACTAATTCGTCAATAGGGACCATCGGAGTTTCGGCTTCGGGCATGCATCGGGATTCGGCCATGCTACACGTCAAATAAACGCGCGTAATCACATTGGGCGCGTGCGAGTGTGAATCGAGTTTGTCGGTCGGTAATGCAGCGCGCATCGCACGGTTACATCGCATCGGATTTGTAATGATTTCATGTGCATTGAAAGGGTTACGTGGATTTGTAATTCGTTTGTTTGTATTGAGTGATGAGTAAAACTTGTGAGATCGATTGAATGGAATTTCTCAGTCTTTATAATTAACGGCGCCTTAAAATTTGCCGCCAAGTGCCGCGTGTTTTATATGGATTTACAAAGCAAGCATTTTGAAGGCGTTCTAAGTATACTTGGTATTTGTTTATTCATCTGAATTTATCTCTTACCAATTTAGGATCGATATGCTTTTCGAAAGTATTACAGGCAGGGTTTAGCTTAATTTTTAAGGTCCACCCAGGGTACCGGAAATGCCGGCGAAACTGGGATTCAAAGCTAACATCTCTCGTTCGAAAACCTACATACGCTGCCACTAGACCAATGGGACAACATAGTTAGGTAACGTGTCGATCctacttaacaatataaacgtataagttttaaagttatttgtcAGATGTTGATTATTTAAACACTAAAACCTCTAAATGATATTGGGGTAAATATGACACATCTTGCTTCAAGATTAGTCTCAATTATTTTTTCCACCTGACTCAAGCTGGTAACAAAATCCTTCGTTTGCCAACGCTCAGCTGATTGTAACGAatagttccaaatttaaattcttcatTAGCAAAGACGATCGCAGTTTCCCGCGCGGATAAACAAGCGCGcgtccaaaaaaaaaacatggcggTCGGGCGTAATCAAATAATGGCCGAAACAGACCACCTAAGGGCCCCGGCTCGCATCCTTGCCGCGTATTTATCATACGGAATAATGAATGAAGCCTTTTTTGCCCCGATAATAATGGGTGCAGTGTTTAAAAAAGGATTTTGAAGGCGGCAGGTATAGGAGATTGTGCGGGGGAACGTTTTTATGGTTTTTCCCGCCAAGTATTTTGTTGGATGATTTAAATATGGCGGTTTTTGCGGTAATCTACCGTCGGCTTTGGGTGTTGTGTGTTGTTTGTatgtgtaaaagaaataaaaatgaaagcaGATTTGTTTTCAAATCGCCTCTGATGCTTCAGAAAGATAAGAATTCAGATTATTGAAACGTTTGCAATGTTGCCTGAAAGTCTTGAAGCAAGAGAGAGAAAAGATGACTATGAAATATTCATAGAATTCAAATGGtatgataaaaaatgttaataatttattgtttgtttaatatatatttgtcgcCAGTTCGAAAAGCAATTTCTACCAGAAAAAACGGACGAAAAACTCTCTGTCATACTAGATTATCTTTAAACGATATACCAATCGATACCttcaataacataaaatcaaTTTGGGTCTGTTCCCACTTCTCACACTAGCATCACAATCTTTATCCTTCAAGAGGTAGCCAGAGGTGCAACCATGGCaccacccacttttcaccaaatATTTTCCTATCGTTCTCataatgttgtttgtattttttcagGAGCGTGTCACTCGACGAGAGGTTCCTCTACACATTGGGAGATGTCCGTCGCGTGCACTGGCATCCGAATTCACTGTCACACGTCCTCGTGCTGGTCTCTGATAATACTATCAGGTAATATAATAGTTACTTACGTAGGTTTCAGACAAGCCGCTCATTGTGGTAGTTCAAAATACAAAACAGATTGAAAAGGTTATCGAAGTCATGTTGATATTTTTCTCTGTTTACAACAGTAAAGTTGTAAATTTCCTCAACGGCGTGCTTTGCTATCGCTTTGGTATACACTCCGCACGTGGCCAATAACGTTTTTCCAAAGTttcattttaacataaattgtatattttttaagtaatattttgaatttgcctgtgtggcgtagttgtattacggtacgactgcaatgctgaaGTCTCGGTTTTCATTCATGGATCGAGCAATGATATTAGGTTTTACTTCTCTGAAAGatggtgcaccagttgcactAATGTTTACCCCTTTGGGGACGAAAGgtgtaagtgtgtgtgtgtgtgtatttttaagCTGTAAGACCAGACCATTTAGTAGAGACTTTGCCGGcatcacacccaccactacaactcttgtaagccaggatcagcagttgcacgcattttatgacaccgagcagtgaagctcagCGAGTCTCAGCGAAAACGAATATgccattatcccgcaacgaaattaatcaaatagaaagatagggcggagttggaaatattaattgtccacttccctccagagcaatgcgggtgacaaaatcatgatctaaggagacgttttaacctcaaggatagggacgtttagtagttaatattacattaatcgTTATGTTGACAACTCCAAACCCGAAATACATCTCTCGATTTCAGACTGTATAACATAGCTCTCCGTTCGGGCCCGAAGCTCGTCAAGGTGTACACGATCGGCCCGAAGCCGTCCAGCCTGCTCGCCGGGAAGACGATCCTGGACAGCCTCGGAGACACTGCGGTGGACTTCACCCCCACACCGGATGGGGACCAGCTGCTCATCCTGAGGGAGATGGCGAGGTTTACATGCTGTCGTGTGATTTGGAGAGTAAAAGGTATGGAAAGAAAGAATAATGTATTGTCGCGGTACATGAATTTAAAACCATATACTTCTCGAAAAGAAcactttaccataagttattttaacaatgagtgcaaaataaaattgtatattaaatattcataaaaagcaatttaattttacatgttcCAAGGCCATTATTACTACAAGAAAATTTGTTAAGCGGCAACATCAAgttttttggcgaaaatattaattgtttttcattaatgtatttttgcACAATGTTAGGAAACGAGTAcgtagttttatttagtaacgaaaTGTAAAAATGACTCTACATATAAAAGtgagaaacaaaaattaaaacatgtttcaTATCCAAACCGGGACCACTATGTGGCCATCTCAGGAGAAGCTGTGTCACGACAACCAAAACTCTAATATTGCTCTTTAAAGTCAGTTTACGGTGTAAAGTGCAGAgctttatagaaaaaatacagtttttatgAAAGTTAGTTGACGTATTTTTGTGGCGTATGCGGTACCGAGTATGAAGGTATCGGGTTCGATTTTCGGGTCACGTTAATTGACTTtgaatttttcataaaaaaattgtctgttAAATGGCAATAAGCTGATCAATTCATCGgcatttctgcctacccctgaattTATGATACTGTAAGATGTTATATAGATGTATTATTAACTTCCAGCCCGCCCCACCCGAAGCTGACCGGGCCGATCGCGATCTACCCCCCAGCGGACGACAACTACGGCTCGGAGTCGTGCTCGATCCTCGCGCTGGGCGGGGGGGACGTGCCGCCCATGGTCATCATAGCCACCTGCACCGCGTCCATATACCACTGTTTGCTGCTGCCGAATGTGAGTACTATGATACTACACTTAAGAGCTATTTTTtgacaaagtgacttcactgcacctgattttAAGAAGTGAAGCCAAATGAAAGTGCCGATTACTACGAGTAggaggtgttttttttttttcaaagttcGTCAAAGTGGCTTCATTGTACCTGATGTTAAGAAATGGAGCCCAAAGAAAGTTTCGACCGATGTGGATGTTTTGGAAGGTTAATTGCCATCGACCATCGGAATTGAAATTAGGGTCAATTCATACGAGCGCAGAGTCAATGTGTATCGGGCACAGATTCTAGATTCCGAGCtgttactgagtagaaaaaccttcATTCAAAATAAGACAATAactctattattatttagttttttttttttttgtaaaacggcGATAATCTAGAGTTagttggaacggactgccgagacgaatgtccgaaggttcaaaactcaaaggAACACACCttagacttttctaaaagtatATGTGTACTcattgtgagttatcgcttgctttaacggtaaaggaaaacgtcgtgaaaAAGCTTgtatacccgagaagttctctataggatttttgaggatgtgtgaagtctcccaatcTGCACTACAGCgaggtagactaaggcctaatccctctcagtagtagaggaggcccgtgaccagcagtgggacagtatataatactgatactattatttatatatttattataactcttTTAAGTCTGTAATGATGTTCATATATTGTAGAGTAACGAATCAGAAGCGGCAAACGGCGACAGCCACGCCCTGTACGTGGTGGAGACCGTCGAACTGAACATCGTACTGAACTCGGAGGACGACGCGCTACAATACTCTTATCCAGTGCAGCTGATCCAGGTGAGTTTACCATTTATCTTGTATAGGTGTATTTTgtggcttcgcctgcgtgaaaaaccATTCTTGGAGTAAAAGTGACACTAAACAGGGTCCTTTCggcattgcattactaaattaaaccacatacctTTCTATTTGGAAATAAGACTATACAACAAGTTACTTGTgtcttagatgtaaaataaaaagtgtaagattcgaacaaaattaatattaataaaagtgattttaattttacgcgccctaataccactattacttctctaagagaattcgtcgcagcgacaatatcgtattttcagtcagaaatacatccacgcacacgccatattcgctaaactaaaaatgatcaaaaataaagaaaaagctaaaaccaggattttcggtgaaaatatttgttattaatggatgatttttggcacaacgtCAGCAAAGttgaagatgagtatgtggtttcatttagtaacgcaatgtcaaaatgaacctctatatatttttctttatgaattattgcttgctttaaaggtggtctctcatatgtgagagtccgcttgggatTGAAATGCGcctgtaatgtttatttctaccgtcaagcagtgtgtattcacttgtgttccggtttgaagaacactgtagccagtgtaactactggacataatgagacttaacatctcacgtctcgggatgtcgagcgcagtggaataccaaatactttgtaattcaaggtatcgGATGGTGTCTCATAATTCAATGTGTGagatggtgtttttattgtttatgggcaaGTAACGGGGAACGTGCACCAACTGATATCATTATGCACGCACACAAGGCAAAGCAAAATTACGTAGGTACAGCAATATGCTGTATCATATTGACGCAACGACGAATGACGTAACTGTCACGTACactagagactttcccgccctcacatccaccactacaactcctgtaagccaggatcagcagtggcacgcattttatgacaccgagcgttAAAGCTCGGCGAgtagggaaaactaatttgtcattatcccgcaacgaaattaatcaaatagaaagacagggaggagttggaaatatttacGTAGTCACGCACACTAGTTTATAATCCTTGGTCAACTAGTTTTAGTGTCATTGAAGCACACTACGTCTagaccattgattcccaaaaGTCTTTCCAGGTGATccccaggggtccacgggagacttgacggggAGCTCTACGTTGGCGTGTCCAAAAGATCGGgttcacgaaaatttatctgattTGATAGTTAAGTACTAAAATGTCGTCTTGGCCTCCACTAACGTGGGTAGATAATATTGACAGGGGTCGTAAGGGGCGCGGTGACCCGAGCATAACTGTCCAGACGCCCCACGCGGTGGCGGGGCGGTATTTGTAATGCACCTTCTCTGCGTAACCAAAAAAAACAGATGTCAACGGAAACAAGTAAATCCTTGAATGAGGGgtctataagaaaaaaaagtttgagaaTCTTCGGTCTAAGACATTCTTTTGTCTAAGTTTTAACACTTGATCGCTAATTATATCCAAAACAAATGTACAAAACAGTTAATAACTGATGGATTTGTTTGAATTATGTTTCGATTGAGTATATTCTTGTCCCCAcagtgcgcgggcggcgcgtaCGCGGCACTGCACGCGGGCGGCGCGCACGCCGTGTCGCTGCCGGCGCTAGCCAGCCCTCGCACACTACGCGCGCGGGGACGGTGCGTACACTCACACTGGACTCtacacatatatatattgtatcccCTAGCGCGCGGGCGCGGGTACGTCCAGCATCCGTGAGTCGTAAGCGTCAGTGTTATCCCCAGAGGACGCAGAGAGCTTGCTGGCGAGCCTGTGCTCGCGGCCGAGCGTGTCGCGGTACGTCGTGCACacgggcggcgcgcgggcgcCGTGCGCGCCAGCGAGCGCGGTGGTGACGGCCCCTCCACTCCCCACGCTGCTGGTGCTGTGCGCTGACGGCGCGCTCATCGCCAGGTGACGACTGATTATGGACCTTCAAAAATTGTTTAAGGATCTCTATTGGACAAGAATCAAATTCCGATTTACATCACAAAGATTCTTCTCACTTTAACCATCATTATAGGGCGTTACTGCCTTGTAAGATGTTCAAAAGCCTTACGATGAACACTTTcctaatatcaaccctgtattatatactgtcccactgttgagcacgggcctcctctactactgagagggaataagccttagtccaccacgctggcctagtgcggattggtagacttcacacaccctcgaaaattcgtagtagagaatttctcaagtatgcaggtttcctcacgatgttttccttcaccgttaaagcaagcgatagctcacaaagaatacacacatatttttttaagaaaagtcagagctgtgtgcccttgggatttgaacctgcagacattcgtctcgacagtccgttctacaatcaactaagctatcgccgctgtttCACATACACTTTCCTGCAGGCACAATTAACCTCGCCCACAACGaagataatataaacttttGAGTAACACATTAGAACTTAGAATTGTCTTTGATATGGGATACCaatagctttaaaataaaacattagttaAATAATCTAACCGAACCACTGTCTATTGCAGATCTCTAGAACCGTACGATTTAGAAGAACAGCTGTACAAAGAAATTCAACTGAAAAATCCCGCGCTTGAACAAGACGACCTGCGCAATATGATGAAAGAggtaacattgtttattttcaccTATATGATTGTTAATcattatatttgatgttattatagtaaaaataatgaaatactatacgtgtaatgtaaaataaggataaattcagagaatgttttttttatcattgagcacttatTTACACGACTTGACATAAtgtttctaatttttaaattatattagaactacGAAGTTCTACAACAGTAATTACTTTGGTTtacgattattttaaaattgcagaAATAATTGTCAAAAACATTCTAACTgactattttttcaaaatactgGGAACTAGCTACTGATTAAATAAACTACGGGCGAAATTAACCAATTGGAGTGAAGTTAGTCTCACATGTTTAcagatgatttattttgattggtccaatTTCCCTATCAGGATCATTTATTGATATCGTCTAATAGCcgtgccaatttttttttatttttctattattgcTTTctatgatgagacgagcttgccgttcgcctaatggtaaacgatacgaccataaacagcagaaacaccacccaacaacttgaattacaaagtattgtttgatattccactgcgctcgctatcctgagacatgagatgttaagtctcatcaggtccagtagttacactggctacaattttttCTTCGTTTCCAGCGCCAGAAGCTGACGTTCTCGTCGATCATCCAAGACATCCTCACGCGGGAGGTGTCGCAGCCGAATCCTACACACGGACCGGCGACACGAGCCCAGCCCCAAGGAGTGTCTCGAAGTGAGTACTAAATCATCTACTATTGAACAGGACTCAGTAGCTTACCATAGAGGGGCtctgtataaaaatttgttggggGGTCCTTCAGtacgaacttttgggcgcctgcCTACTTTAGTGTAGGTATGGGTCAAGAAGGGGCCTCAAAGCTCGAGGGCCCCGTATCACATTGtagttacatttttttgtaattatgttgTGTAGTGTACTGTGCGTGCACATACATGACAGGTATGATACGGGAACGATttagtaataatgaaataaccATTCTGAATGCCGCTTTAATTGCAACtgatctgaaaaaatatattttgagtaaTGCTAAGTGACATTTGCTTATGATGCTAAAGTGAATCAATATTAGTGTGCGGTGATCCGTACACCTTAGACCAAAAAAGGAGatgaaaaaagaattataagaAAACCTATCCAACTCTTAACTACCATCATCGTGgccggtgacgtagttgtattacggtacgactgcattGTTAATGTCTTGGTGCCGATTCTTGGGTTaggcaaagtgatgttgggtGTGTCTagtcaatatcagcccggagtctggaattcgtgctcgatatggcgatcaGCTTGCCCCTTATCATCATAGGAAGGAATACatatggcggaaagtgggtgcaccagttgcatctctgcctattCCTTCAACGATAAAAGACGTGTGTGTGCTCATTGACATTGTGTGTGTCAGACGCTGAGCTCTGCGTGCGTGCGGCTGCGCGGCAGTACGTGCGCAGACTCGCGCGCGCCGCGGCCGCGCTCGCCGACAAGCTGCGCGCCGTGCACACGCTCGCCGAGCGGCAGCGGGGGTGGCTGCACGCGCTGCAGGTACACACCACACACCAACCACCACACGCCAACCACTACACATCACACACCAACCACCACACACCAACCACCAACCACTACACATCACACACCAACCACCACACACCAACCACTACACATCACACACCAACCACCACACACCAACCACCACACACCAAACACCACACACCAACCACCACACACCAACCACCACACACCAAACACCACACACCAACCACCACACACCAACCACCACACACCAACCACCACACACCAACCACCACACACCAACCACCACACACCAACCACCAACCACTACACATCACACACCAACAACCACACATCACACACCAACCACCACACATCACATACTAACCACTACACATCACACACCAAACATCAAACACCATATACACAACTAAAGGCTCTGTCATTAATaagttttcaatataaataattacatcagccctgtattttgtaatgtatcaCTGGTGGGCACGGACTTCCTTTAATACCGGGAAagcttagtccaccatgctaggcggtttttcttttttttgttcgTGGAGGAattaccttattactaccgcccagtccTCATGGTAGCGACTGAGCatttatgttggggtcaccctGTCTTACGACAAAGTCAGTTACACATTTTACCACAATATggtgaggttttttattttcttggtcaaaccgtattgatattatattatgtatttgtaaaattttcagAAAGAAATAGACGACGTACAACTACAATCGGTTGTTTTTGGAGAGAAAGCGTTTGCTCGCGGAGAAACACCAggatgatattaaatataggtaaacTTTGAAGTCTATGAAACATTGCCTTTTCAAAGAGGTGCGCACCCCCTATAGAAGCTTCACTACATGTGAAGGGGGGTTGGTTaatgtagtatttatatatgtattccTCGGAAACAGTGCTTTTTGCGTATGAAAGGTACAACTGCTAACGAAtatgcaaaattttacataagtgTGTTGTGGTCCGGTATCAGCTACTGTaatgtgtatatctggttttaaacatgccgacataattgtgtcgactggcgaggggtaatcatctctcgttggACTCTCctatgcttaccatcaggtgaagtgaggtcactttaccatctatactattatataaagctgaagagtttgtttgtttgtttgtttgaacgcgctaatctcaggaactaccgggtcaatctgaaaaattctttttgtgttggatagccctttgttcgtggagtgctataggctatatatcatcacgctatacccaataggagcagagcagtaatggctaatctcaggaactaccgggtcaatctgaaaaaatatttttgtgttggatagccctttgttcgtggagtgctgtagactatatatcatcacgctatgaccaataggagcggagcagtaatgaaacatgttacaaaaacagggaaaatttattagttatgagaacttccgttgcgttcgctgcgtaaacggtcaaagttatacaacaatgatgaatgagtatgacgggattgttcctcttaaaaagttctataataatatattataaaacaaaatccccgctgcatctggctgcctgaacgtgttaaactcaaaaactacccaacgtattaagatgaaatttggtatggagacagtttgagaccctgggaagaacataggctcccgggaaaatataagcgtgacttttataacggtaaacttgagcccgaaaaactttataacgcgggcggagccgcgagcaaaagctagtataaaatatatatgttattatgtatGTGTCGCAGGTGTTCCGCAGTGGTCCGCGGCCTGCGCGCGAGCTACCGCGCCTCG
Coding sequences within it:
- the LOC115448455 gene encoding LOW QUALITY PROTEIN: nuclear pore complex protein Nup88 (The sequence of the model RefSeq protein was modified relative to this genomic sequence to represent the inferred CDS: inserted 1 base in 1 codon) encodes the protein MLPESLEARERKDDYEIFIEFKWSVSLDERFLYTLGDVRRVHWHPNSLSHVLVLVSDNTIRLYNIALRSGPKLVKVYTIGPKPSSLLAGKTILDSLGDTAVDFTPTPDGDQLLILXGDGEVYMLSCDLESKSPPHPKLTGPIAIYPPADDNYGSESCSILALGGGDVPPMVIIATCTASIYHCLLLPNSNESEAANGDSHALYVVETVELNIVLNSEDDALQYSYPVQLIQCAGGAYAPALAHYARGDEDAESLLASLCSRPSVSRYVVHTGGARAPCAPASAVVTAPPLPTLLVLCADGALIARSLEPYDLEEQLYKEIQLKNPALEQDDLRNMMKERQKLTFSSIIQDILTREVSQPNPTHGPATRAQPQGVSRNAELCVRAAARQYVRRLARAAAALADKLRAVHTLAERQRGWLHALQKEIDDVQLQSVVFGEKACSAVVRGLRASYRASPAERELLAELHTYKRCRERFADQIQQLKQHSKRNAEEINKWQEEYKKKDAALGKTHSDSIQSILQQQTLQVSTLIEETKLLKDQLSIV